In Actinomadura citrea, a single window of DNA contains:
- a CDS encoding response regulator transcription factor, protein MLIVSDNPVSRIGFASLLDSVPRVVVAGGAPADRAPAAVRDHAPDVVLLDASPPHPGAVGGLVRAAAAVRIVVVTATQDPHVLVQVLAAGAHGCLTYGHFEPADLADVLVAAGRGESSLSPPVVTALVRWLHDGPRRRVPAWPGHGLTAREAEILDLIAAGLTNRQIARRLVIAEKTVKNHAHQIYRRLGATGREHAIARWRELRPVSAGGGADIP, encoded by the coding sequence GTGCTGATTGTCAGTGACAATCCGGTCTCCCGGATCGGATTCGCGTCGTTGCTGGACTCGGTGCCGCGCGTGGTCGTCGCGGGCGGCGCGCCCGCTGACCGCGCCCCGGCCGCCGTCCGCGACCACGCGCCCGACGTGGTGCTGCTGGACGCCTCGCCGCCGCACCCGGGCGCCGTCGGCGGGCTGGTCCGGGCCGCGGCCGCCGTCCGGATCGTCGTGGTCACCGCGACGCAGGACCCGCACGTCCTCGTGCAGGTGCTCGCCGCCGGGGCGCACGGCTGCCTCACCTACGGCCACTTCGAGCCGGCGGACCTCGCGGACGTGCTGGTCGCGGCGGGGCGCGGGGAGTCGTCGCTCTCCCCGCCGGTGGTGACCGCGCTCGTCCGCTGGCTGCACGACGGGCCGCGCCGCCGGGTCCCGGCCTGGCCGGGCCACGGGCTGACGGCCCGGGAGGCCGAGATCCTGGACCTGATCGCGGCCGGGCTGACCAACCGGCAGATCGCACGCCGCCTGGTCATCGCCGAGAAGACCGTGAAGAACCACGCGCACCAGATCTACCGCCGGCTGGGCGCGACCGGCCGCGAGCACGCCATCGCCCGCTGGCGGGAATTGCGCCCGGTGTCCGCCGGCGGCGGGGCGGACATCCCCTAA